A stretch of the Ochrobactrum sp. BTU1 genome encodes the following:
- a CDS encoding LPS-assembly protein LptD → MVLPHSFTRLARGTALVCGLAIPFISVAILPSQVQAQDALGANYQSDPNARMLLQADELVYDRDVNVVTAQGKVRIEYDGNRLVADKVTYNQQTRRMTATGNVEIVERDGNKIYSDHLDVTDSFRDGFVNGLRVETTDNTRFAAESAERSNGEITTFNNGVYTACQACEKDPDKPVLWQIKARKIIWNSATKTVRFERGKFELLGIPLAYFPAFEMADPTVKRKSGFLFPGFSYKDDLGFGIKNSYFWALAPNYDLTLSTTAYTKQGFLTQAEWRHRLENGSYNLQIAGIHQMKPGEFSTNTLDRGEDNRGMVASKGDFDINSRWKFGWDVMAQTDRNFSRTYNLEGYNAQTQVSKIYLTGINNRNYFDLNFYRFNVQESYPLTSTYKDVEMHSKQPWVFPSLDYSYTVPDPVYGGELNITTNAQVLYRQNANYTLNPGNNSIYYPRIPGFSGTNARLTTEAEWKRTFITPSGLVITPLLALRGDAISANTNFDPAVAGYTDAIVRSEALRAMATAGLELRWPILFSSTSSTHILEPIAQIYMRNNERYAGELPNEDAQSFVFDATNLFSRDKFSGYDRVEGGTRANLGLRYSGNFSNSDWGLYALAGQSFQLGGVNSYGTSDFLNVGADSGLQDARSDYVAMIGTSNSTGLALAARGRFDKDNLDVKRGELEVQQNWQKLSVSAQYAYIAPQPAYGYSELRQEVTGAATARLDANWRVFGSGTYDLVSDTLVRASSGLAYDDECFTYSMAYVQTRNPGEDKASHSVGFNISFRTLGDIGSGAQTF, encoded by the coding sequence ATGGTATTGCCCCATTCATTCACGCGTCTTGCACGCGGGACTGCTTTGGTGTGCGGCCTTGCTATACCTTTCATTTCAGTCGCAATCCTTCCTTCGCAGGTACAGGCGCAGGATGCTCTGGGAGCAAATTACCAGAGCGATCCGAATGCGCGTATGCTTCTGCAGGCAGATGAGCTTGTCTATGATCGCGATGTGAACGTCGTTACCGCTCAGGGTAAAGTTCGCATTGAATATGACGGCAATCGCCTCGTCGCGGATAAAGTAACCTATAATCAGCAGACCCGTCGCATGACTGCGACTGGGAACGTTGAAATTGTAGAGCGCGATGGCAACAAGATTTACTCCGACCATCTTGATGTGACGGATAGTTTCCGCGACGGCTTTGTGAATGGCCTTCGCGTTGAGACCACCGACAACACCCGTTTTGCCGCCGAAAGCGCGGAGCGTAGCAACGGTGAGATCACCACCTTTAATAATGGTGTGTACACGGCCTGTCAGGCTTGCGAAAAAGATCCGGACAAGCCTGTGCTTTGGCAGATCAAGGCACGCAAGATCATTTGGAACAGCGCGACTAAGACCGTGCGTTTTGAACGTGGCAAGTTTGAGCTGCTCGGCATTCCGTTGGCTTACTTCCCAGCCTTCGAAATGGCCGACCCGACAGTCAAGCGTAAGAGCGGCTTTCTGTTTCCAGGTTTCAGCTATAAAGACGATCTTGGGTTCGGCATCAAGAACTCTTATTTCTGGGCTCTAGCACCGAATTACGATCTGACGCTTTCGACAACTGCTTACACGAAGCAAGGCTTCCTAACGCAGGCCGAATGGCGTCATCGTCTCGAAAACGGCTCCTATAATCTTCAGATTGCTGGCATTCATCAGATGAAGCCGGGTGAGTTCAGCACCAATACGCTAGATCGCGGTGAAGATAACCGCGGCATGGTCGCATCCAAAGGCGACTTCGATATCAATTCGCGTTGGAAGTTTGGCTGGGATGTCATGGCCCAGACCGATCGCAATTTTAGCCGTACCTACAATCTTGAGGGCTATAACGCACAAACTCAGGTTTCAAAGATCTATTTAACCGGCATCAATAACCGGAATTACTTCGACCTCAACTTCTATCGCTTCAATGTGCAGGAATCTTATCCGCTCACGTCTACGTATAAAGACGTGGAAATGCATTCGAAGCAGCCTTGGGTTTTCCCAAGTCTCGACTATTCTTACACCGTGCCTGATCCTGTTTATGGTGGTGAACTTAACATCACCACCAATGCGCAGGTTCTGTATCGTCAGAATGCGAATTATACGCTCAATCCAGGTAATAATTCGATCTATTACCCACGCATCCCTGGTTTCAGCGGCACAAATGCGCGTCTTACGACGGAAGCTGAGTGGAAGCGTACATTTATCACGCCATCTGGTTTGGTAATTACGCCGCTTTTGGCTCTGCGCGGTGATGCTATCAGTGCCAATACGAACTTTGATCCAGCTGTTGCGGGTTACACCGACGCCATAGTTCGCTCCGAAGCATTGCGCGCAATGGCGACGGCTGGCCTTGAATTGCGTTGGCCGATCCTGTTCTCAAGCACCAGCTCAACACATATTCTTGAGCCGATCGCGCAGATCTATATGCGCAACAACGAACGTTACGCGGGCGAACTTCCGAACGAAGATGCACAGAGCTTCGTGTTTGATGCTACAAACCTGTTCTCGCGTGACAAGTTCTCTGGCTATGACCGTGTGGAAGGCGGCACTCGTGCCAATCTAGGTCTTCGCTATTCGGGCAACTTCAGCAATAGCGACTGGGGCTTGTATGCTCTCGCAGGGCAATCATTCCAGCTCGGCGGCGTGAATTCGTATGGCACCAGCGATTTCCTGAATGTAGGGGCAGATTCCGGTCTTCAGGATGCACGTTCCGATTATGTTGCAATGATCGGCACCTCTAATTCGACCGGTCTTGCACTGGCTGCACGCGGACGTTTTGACAAGGATAACCTAGACGTTAAGCGTGGCGAACTCGAAGTACAGCAAAACTGGCAGAAGCTGTCGGTTTCAGCTCAGTATGCTTACATCGCTCCGCAGCCGGCTTATGGTTATTCAGAGCTCCGGCAGGAAGTTACGGGTGCTGCTACTGCACGTTTAGATGCTAATTGGCGTGTCTTCGGTTCAGGCACTTATGACCTTGTGTCGGATACACTTGTTCGCGCATCCTCTGGTCTTGCCTATGACGATGAATGCTTCACCTACTCGATGGCTTACGTCCAAACCCGTAATCCGGGTGAGGACAAGGCATCTCATAGCGTTGGATTCAATATATCGTTCAGAACACTCGGCGACATTGGCAGCGGCGCTCAAACCTTCTAA